The Pseudopipra pipra isolate bDixPip1 chromosome 8, bDixPip1.hap1, whole genome shotgun sequence sequence ATGCAGGGCCACTTGAATGTGATGGCCATGGGCCAGGCTGGTGTGGGGAGCCCCTCACCCTGCCCCATAGCCTGGCCAAGGCAAAGCCCTGAGCCTTGTTCCCCTTCTGGCTGTCTCAAGCAGGTCCCTGGACTCGAGTCCCAGTGTTGTCCTGGGGTGGGGGTGCATGCTGCAGTCTGGACTGCATGGCGGGGTTCAGTGCATGCTTTGCCTTCAGCCTTCAGGTGCCAACAGGATCAAACCCAGCCTGAGCTCGGGGAGGATGCAATGCCCTGGTTCAGCCAAAGGCTATTTCTTGGCCTTCATCCTACCCTgtctccctgcacagccctaTGGGGAGGGTCCCCAGGGAGCAGATATTTGTCCTCAAGGCTAAAGGGCAGAGTCCAGCTCTGCCATCTCCTGGGTTTCTGGGTGCCTGAGTGTCTCCAGTGCTCCCTGACATGCTCCGATGTGGGGGTGCAGAGGTGCTGAGTGTGGGTAGCTCAGCAGGGTTGCCCCTTTGCCACCCCCATCCTTCCCAAGGAGGGAAATTTGCGTGCCGGGTTTGTCCTGGGATGAAGCAGGAAGGCTGAGCAGAGCCTCGGCTGGGCtttgccttcctgctcctccagcctcacGCTGCATGTGCTGCCTCTGGCCCCACTCACCCCGCGCCGGGTGCCCAACCCTGCTGCCCGCCGGGACCGGGGCCGATGCTCTGTTAACTCTTCTTCTGCTTGGTGactccttctttcttccaggCAATCCGCCAGTCCAAACTAAAAAAGCGCTGAAGCAGCGATTCCTCAAACTGCTGCCCTGCTGCCGGCCCAAATCCATCCCCTCGCTCAGCGAAAGCAAGTGCTTCTTCTtgcctttgtgtgtgtgtgtgtgtccccggcggtgctgctgcctgctctccgccctggccctgcctgcgGGAAGGGGACGCCTCCGCCTCTCCCCTGCTCTGGGTTTGGGACTATCAGGATCAATCCTGCCTTGGAGGGGTCCGATCCCGTGGGCTCTGCACCAGCCTCTGTCCTCACCTGCCGACAGGctggttttcttcctctccagctccccgGAGCAGCTCCCAGCGGCAAGACCGGCTTGGGAGCCGGCTCAGGGCAGCCGGACTCTCCTGGCGCTGGTTTAAGGGGTGGGGGGTTGTTGCTCAAAGTTCAATGTCGGTTTGGAGATGGAGGTGTAATGGGGGGATGAAAAAGGCTGAGCAGGAGTGAGCACAGAGCCACTTAACCCCCTGCACTGGGTGTGCTTGGCTCCTCGGTGAGTCCAAGCCCCTGCTCAGGGTCTCTTTCTGCCCACCGGTGCAAGCCAATCGCCCCTGGGAAAAGGTGAGTAtggaggggcaggggctgaaCCATCCCACGGAGAGGGGGTACTTGCTATGGGACCACAGCTCCTCTTGGCTGAagtggggtctgggggtgctggctgctgcaggcaggggttGTGCAGCTTGACAGATGGGTGAGGAGAAGCCATTGATGAAGGTGGGGGCACAGTGGGCAGGATGGAATCTTGAAAGGCTGGGGCATTTGGGGCTGGGAGTTCTGGAGGGGCAACTCTCCTGCTGGACATGAACCCTGGTGCAGCACAGACCTGCAGGACATCAAGGGCCTCAGCTCCACAGGGCAGACACTTGTGCTGGTGGGAGGagaagggcaggcagggagggttTCAGCACTGGAGGGGTTTCACACCCCCTTTCTGCTCAGCCTGGGCTGTACTGGAGGCTGGGGAGGCTGTTGCCCAGTGTCCATCCCTGGTCTGCCCCTAGGGTCTCTGAGTGTCCCCTGCTGGCATAGACATAActctggctgagcagagcacCCCAAAAATATGTCACCCTGGGCAGGTGTGAGACCATGGGATGTGCTGTCCTGCCCCCTGGCATGATAGGGTAGAGTAGGACAGTGCTGGCCTCAGCTGCCCTCTCTTCCCCTGGGTTCCTTGCAGACAGTGTTGAGGATGAGTTTGAGCTCTCCACCGTCTGCCACCGCCCCGAGGGGCTGGATCAGCTTCAGGAGCAGACCAAGTTCACCCGAAAAGAGCTGCAGGTCCTGTACCGAGGCTTCAAAAATGTGAGTACCCCTTGACCAGCTTTGATAGCCCCACCTCTGCTGCCATGTCCACCTCAGTGTTGTTTTGCACCTGGCAGTGCCCAGTGTTTGTGAAGGCTGTTGGGACCTTGAGGTTGATGTTTATATAAGGCTACAGCCTAATCCTGCCTCCAGTGAGCTCAGTGGGGAGACCTGATCCTGTGCTCCATTTCCTTGGATGCAGAAAGCCCCCTTCCCGGGTGCCTGGAATGCAGAGCCTCTCCAGTGAGGGGTGCAGCCCACAAAAtcagagagatgctccaagCAGCCTTACCAGCCACCCCACCaggtgtgcagggcagggagcaagGCAAAGCAAGGGAGTCACAGGGATTTAGGGTGGTGCTCACCCCTCTCCTGCAATGTGGAAGTGACGCTGTGGCTTGGCCCTGGCAGGAGTGCCCGAGCGGCATTGTCAACGAAGAAAACTTCAAGCAGATCTATTCACAGTTCTTCCCTCAGGGAGGTGAGtgcccatccccatccccaagCCCTGCATGGGTGCCTCTGTGAGGCAGGGGGTCACACAACAGTCCCTCATActgcccttctccctgcagacTCCAGCACATACGCCAGCTTCCTCTTCAATGCCTTTGACACCGACCACGATGGGTCTGTCAGCTTTGAGGTGAGCTGTGGCCAAGGAGGGGGTGATGGGATGGCAGTGGGGCAGGAAGAGTGCATCTCTTCAGGTACTGCGGGCTGGGATCAGCAGCATTGCTGTTGCAGATAGATGAAGAGCTTTGCAGGAGCTGGTGGAGTTTATTAAATTCCCAGAGGCAGtagaaaaacagtgaaaagcaacaaaaaatggctttctgtattttctggcTAGTGTCTTGTATGATATCTAGACTGGCAGAAACAACCATGGCTGGGTCTTGTTCAGGCTTTGGCTGAACAGCAGGTCCTGATGCACAGTGTCCTCTTGGGTGCTGTGACTCAAGGGACCAGCGTGGGACATATACGGGGTCAAGCAATTGTTTCTCCCCAGGCTCTATTCGATACCAATATTTCCCTTCTCAGCCCAGCCCGAGGCCACATCTGGGCTGAGTTCCCCTCTGCTGGAGGGACAAGCAGGGCAGTACCCTTTGTGTCTGTGAGGCCCTTTGTGGCTGTAACTCCCATTTGCTTGCCTTATCTATCCTTGCAGGACTTTGTGTCTGGGCTGTCCACCATCCTGCGAGGCACCATTGACGATCGCCTGAACTGGGCCTTCAACCTCTATGACCTGAACAAAGATGGCTGCATCACCAaagaggtgggatggggggtCCAGACAGGTCCCCAGGACCGGCACAGGTTTGCACCTGCCAGGGACAAGGGCAGGACTCGGGAGTGTTGGCTGAGCCCTGGAGGAGAGCTCAGAGGGTCAATATTTAACTGATCTTAGCTCTGCAAACATGTCCCTCCTGGCTCCTTGGCACTGGTGTGTCTCTGGGATAGAGGGTAGATGAGGGGTGTGCTGCTTTGGGGCTCTATCACACATGCAGGCACACACATGGCCCACACTGTGCACAGAACCAGCAGAAACACATCTGAGCACCCCACAGGTCTTTTGGAAGCATCATGAAAAAGATGTGGGTTGGGGACTGGGTGGAGACAGAGCCCTGTGTTGACCCTGCAaccctgcttcccttcccatcaGGAAATGCTGGACATCATGAAGTCCATCTACGACATGATGGGCAAATATACCTACCCGGCCATGCGGGAGGAAGCGCCCCGGGAGCACGTGGAGAACTTCTTCCAGGTGAGCTGAGCATATCCTGGGGAAGCAGAGCTCCAGCACTGAGCCAGTGACTGCAGTGGGTGCAGCAGAAAACACCCCACACTGGGGAtgaagcagagctctgctggtcCTGCTGGGTGCTTGGGGATGGCTGCCACAGAGGTGTGCTGTGtccaccctgggcagggggtACTGggctctccctgggctggggctgtccctgctATTACCCCTGTGATGTGCTTGTCTGCAGAAAATGGACCGGAACAAGGATGGTGTGGTGACAATTGAGGAGTTCCTGGAATCCTGCCAGAAGGTAAAGCCACCAGCAGCTCTTCTCTGGGCTGGGTCACCACCCTGTCTGTTGGAGACCTTTGTCCCCCACACTTCCCTCCTGGCAGAGAGGGGATGAcgccagggctcccagggcaAGTCTGGAGCTCTGCTTTGGGAAGTGTACCCATGCTGTCATCCCTGTAGAGATGACAAGAGCCATGCATCCCAGCAGGGCTTGAAAACTGCCTGTAATCCCTGGGGCTCTTGACTCATGTGCCAGAGCTGCCATAAGGGTAAAGCCAAGTTTGGGGGAGCTGCTCAGATTCCTGTTCTGTGCCCAACTTGCCCACTTCCCACCTGCTCCCGACAGGACGAGAACATCATGCGGTCCATGCAGCTCTTCGACAGTGTGATTTAGCTCCCGGACCTGCCTCCAGCTCAGCGCTCCTGACACTGGGCCCAGAACCTGCTTCTCTCTCTTGACTTTTCCTTCAAGCCTCCCCTCCACTGGCTGCACAGACACCCCTGCAGGAAGGGACCTCCCTTTCCGGAGATGCAGTCAGCACTGAGATCTTCCCTTTCCCCTGAGCTGGCTCTGCTTTCCTCGGGGGATCCCAAGCAGGTGCTCCCAGACATCGGAGCATGGGCATGGCTGGCACAGGATGAGCATTTCACCTGGATGGACCTCCCTGCACCCATTCCTGGTGCAGAAGCTGCAGCCTTGGGCTGCAATAGAGGGTTTTCCCCATGCACACCACCCGTGCAGCTCCCCTAATCCTgatcctccccagccccaggagcccccagtCCTGGCTCCAGCCCAAACCCTCCAGTGATGCTGTCTAGAAACCACTAAAGTCTTGCAAAGGGCCCCAGTGCCTTGGcttcctcccctgccctggctgtgtcctGCCATGGGGAGCATGTCCAGCGTGCCAGCCACCCTCCCTGTCCAGACACTGGGCCagtgggtgggcagagggaccATGCCTGGAGAAGGCAGCCGCATGGGCACCTGGGGCTCATTGCTGCATGAACTGTGGGGAGCATCCCCTGATCCCAAGGGTCCTGGTTAGACCTAGGAGGCTCATCCTGAcaaggggagaggggagacTAAAGGAACCCCGAGGTGACTTCTTGTGGCACAGGTCCCCCAGAATGAAGGATGCGAGGCTGGAAGGGCTGCAACCTCAGCCCCTGTCCCTTGAGTTCAGGGTGCTGGCACACAGGGACCTCAGGGAACCACTTTGAGGCTCCAATCAAGAGATACCCTTTCCAACCTTTCCTGAGGACATGGAAGCCAGGGTATGAGGACACATAAAAGAAGGAGATGtgctgggctctggtggctgtCCTGGCCCTTAGAGCTCCCAGCTATGCTCTTGGCATCGTTTGCTGCTCCCAGGCCCAGGCTCATCCCAGCCCACCTgctgcccaggggctggggaatGAGCAATGGGACAGAGAGGTGTTCTCACAGGCATagccctgtgctggggatgTGGTTGAGCTGGCAACTCCTGGGAGAGATAGCTGAGGCTGGGGACAGCCAGAAGTCATTGCCATGCTGCTGGCAGGCTGGAGGGTCACCTTGGGGCAGGGGGGCTCATCCCCATCTCCCAGCATGGCCAGGTGAGAGCCTGCATGGGGACCCTGGTGCTCCCCACATCCTTGTCACCATCAGCTCCTTGGAGCTGAGTGTGTGCAGGCAAGGCTGTCCTGCCCACATACCACTTCGAGTTGTAGCTGAGTGATGCCCATGTGCTAATGATCCCATGCCAATGCCAGAGGCCCTCCACAGGCATTGGGAATGTACCCAGCCTTGGCAGTCCCTGACTGTGGCTCTAGCATCTGCATCCTTAGCAGCCAAGGGTGATTTGGGCT is a genomic window containing:
- the KCNIP2 gene encoding Kv channel-interacting protein 2 isoform X1, yielding MRSKGRKESLSDSRDLDGSYDQLTGNPPVQTKKALKQRFLKLLPCCRPKSIPSLSESNVEDEFELSTVCHRPEGLDQLQEQTKFTRKELQVLYRGFKNECPSGIVNEENFKQIYSQFFPQGDSSTYASFLFNAFDTDHDGSVSFEDFVSGLSTILRGTIDDRLNWAFNLYDLNKDGCITKEEMLDIMKSIYDMMGKYTYPAMREEAPREHVENFFQKMDRNKDGVVTIEEFLESCQKDENIMRSMQLFDSVI
- the KCNIP2 gene encoding Kv channel-interacting protein 2 isoform X3, producing the protein MLTAEAPWDLQGLQTVGIILLLCSSLKLLHALGITDFLADSVEDEFELSTVCHRPEGLDQLQEQTKFTRKELQVLYRGFKNECPSGIVNEENFKQIYSQFFPQGDSSTYASFLFNAFDTDHDGSVSFEDFVSGLSTILRGTIDDRLNWAFNLYDLNKDGCITKEEMLDIMKSIYDMMGKYTYPAMREEAPREHVENFFQKMDRNKDGVVTIEEFLESCQKDENIMRSMQLFDSVI
- the KCNIP2 gene encoding Kv channel-interacting protein 2 isoform X2 encodes the protein MRSKGRKESLSDSRDLDGSYDQLTDSVEDEFELSTVCHRPEGLDQLQEQTKFTRKELQVLYRGFKNECPSGIVNEENFKQIYSQFFPQGDSSTYASFLFNAFDTDHDGSVSFEDFVSGLSTILRGTIDDRLNWAFNLYDLNKDGCITKEEMLDIMKSIYDMMGKYTYPAMREEAPREHVENFFQKMDRNKDGVVTIEEFLESCQKDENIMRSMQLFDSVI